The genomic stretch ATTCCATTTTTATAAGTAGCTTCTACAAAAAGTTTTCCATTTGGATAAAATTCTTTTGCAGTACCTTCTGGTTTACCATTTTTATATGGAAGTTCTAATTTTACTTTACCATCTTCAAAATAATCTTTTTGTACTCCATTTTGTACATTATCTTTAAATATTGCTTCACTTTGTAATTTTCCACTTGGATAATATAATTTTGAAGAACCATCCATCTTACCATCTTTATAAGTAGCTTTTCCTTCTAATTTACCTTGTGCATTATATCCTTCAATTACACCAGTATAAGGAGTTTTTTCTCCTTCAACATACACTATACCCTTATCATCAGCATAAGCCTTATCACCTTTTACTACTCTTTCTGAGAATGCTAATACTGAACTTACTAAAAACAAACCTATTAATAATTTTTTCATCTACTTTACTTCCTTTCCATCTTTATATGTTACTTGTTCAACAACCTTCCCTGTTTCATCATATCTTTTAACTGTTCCATGTATTAATCCATTTTTATATGGTATTTCACCTTGTGGTTTTCCACTTTCATAATAAGCTTTTAAAATTCCTTCTTCTTTATCTTTTTTGAAAATTACTTCACTTAATAACTTTCCACTTGGATAATATTTTTTAGATAGACCTTCTCTCATATTATCAACATAAACAGTTTCATATTCTAACTTACCTGTTTGTTCATTATAGAATTTTGCAAGTCCATTTACCTGATTATATTTAAAAGGTAATTCTCTGAGTAATTTACCATCTTCTGTATAATCTTTTTGTAATCCATCTAATACTCCATGTTTAAAATTTGCTACACTTTGTAATTTTCCACTTGGATAATATATTTTAGAGGCTCCATGTTTTGCACCTAACAAATAATTTCCTTCTGATTTTAAAATTCCATTTGGATAATATTCTTTTGTAATTCCTTCTGGTTGCCCATCTTTAAAATAGGCTTCTCCTTCAAGTTTACCGTCTTTTCCATAAATCTTTGATAAACCTTCTAGTTTACCTTCTTTATATACCATTTCTGTTTGTAATTGCCCTGTTGGAGAATATGATTTTTCTATACCATCTCTTTTTTGGTTTTTATAAGTTGTTTCATATTCCACTTGCCCATTTTCATAAAATGTTTTAGACACTCCTTGAGCAATTCCATCTATAAAATTTTCATCTGATTTCATATTACCATTTTGATGATATGTTACTGTTTTTCCATGTAACTTTCCATCTTTAAAATTCATTGTAGCTTCAATTTTTCCATTTGGAAATTTCTTTTCAACTACTCCTGTAAAAGGTGTTTGTTGCCCTTCAGCATATACAGTATTTGAATCTCCACGAGTCACCATTTTTTCATAAGGAATTGTTTGAATATTTGAAAATGTAACTATTGAGCTTATTAAAAATAAACTTGCTAATAATTTTTTCATTCTATCGCCTCTATCTAATTTATTTTACTTTTTTCCCATTTTTAAATAAGACTTCTTCTTGTAAATTACCATTTTCATCGTACATTTTTGAAACTCCATCTATTACACCTTTTCTAGTAGGAATTTCAGCTTGTAACTTTCCATTTTCATAGTAATATTTTTGTACACCTTCATATTTATCATTTTTATAATTTAATTCAGCTGATAAAGCTCCTGATTTATGATAAGTTTTACTAGGTCCTTCTTTTAATCCTTTGTTATATGTTATTTCTTCAATTACTTTTCCATTTTCATCATAACTATAAGACATTCCATGTAATTCTCCATTTTTAACAGAAGCAACCATATTAACTTTTCCTGTTCTTGGATTTTTTCTTTCAATTTCTCCAGTATATTTCTCATCATTATAAGATATATACCCACTTGAAAATGATAATTTTTCATAAGGAACTCTTTGTGCTCCAAAAGATAATGCTGAACTTACTAATAATAACCCTGCCAATATTTTTTCATTCTACTTCCCCATTCTATATTCTATTTATTTTACTTGTTGCCCATTTTTAAATGTTGCTTGTTCTATTACTTTTCCATTTTCATCATACATTTTAACTACTCCATCTATTTGACCATTTTTATATGGAGCTTCTCCTTGTAGTTTTCCATTTTCATAGTAAGCCTTCATAACTCCTTCTTCCTTATCATTTTTGAAAACTACTTCACTTAATAACTTTCCATTTGGATAGAATTTTTTAGAAAGACCATTTCTTACACCATTAACTATATTAGTTTCATATTCTAATTTTCCTGTTTGTTCATTATATAATTTTACAAGTCCAGTTGCATTACCATTTTTAAATGGAACTTCTGATACTAAAACTCCTGATTTTGAATAACCTTTTTCTATTCCTTCTCTTTGACTATTTTTAAAATTAGTTTCATATTCTACTTGTCCATTTTCATAATATGATTTTGCTGGTCCATTAGCTGCTCCATTTACATAAGTTTCTTCTCTCATTACTTTTCCATTTTCAAAGTATTCATAAGCTTTTCCTTCTAATTTTCCATCTTTCATTGTAGCAACTCCAAGAAGTTTTCCATTTGGATATTTTCTTTCAACTTCTCCTGAATAAGGTTTTTGTTCTCCTTCAAGATACAATAATTTTCCATCCCCATTACCTACTAATTTTTCTATAGGTACTCTTTGTGCTCCAAAAGATAATACTGAACTTACTAATAACAATCCTGCTAATAATTTTTTCATTTATGCCTCCTAAAAATTTTATATCACTACTTATAATTTTAATATCTTTATTTGATTTGTCAAGAAAACCTTTAAAATTTCCCCCTTATATTATATAAATCATCATATATAAATTCTGTAACATTTGTTACAAAAATAGATTACTTATAAAAGTATATATTGATTATATAAATTAATTATTAAAATTTGGTTAAAATTTTAAAATTTTTTTATAATTAAAATAGAGGAATATATTTCCTCTATTTTTCATTATTTTATTATCTTTATAAGAATTCTTTTTTATGAGAAATTTGTGAAAACTGCAAAGAATACAAAACAAGAACCTAGTGCAAATAAAATTAATTGAAACTTAATTTGATATTTTGCCCAAACTCCCCATTCAATTTTAGCAATTCCTAATACTGCCATAAGTATTCCTGAAGTAGGAACTATCATATTTGTAAATCCATCTCCTAATTGGAAAGCTAAAACAGCAACTTGTCTTGTAACACCAACTAAATCTGAAAGTGGTGCCATTATTGGCATAGTAAGTGCTGCTTGACCTGAACCAGATACAACAAAGAAGTTAAATACTGATTGGAATATATACATTACCCAAGCACAGAAAGCAGCAGACATATTGCTAAGTGCTGAGGCAACATAGTTAAGAATTGTATTTAAAATAGTAGGTGAGTCTGCACTTGTTCCACCTAAAATTAAAACTATTCCCTTAGCCATTCCTATAACTAAAGCAGCTCCAACCATATCTTCTGCACCTTTTCTAAATGAAGTTGCTATATCATTTACTGACATATTATTTAATTTAAATATCACTCCAATTATTCCAGCTATTAATCCCATTATTACAAATTGAGTTGCTATTTCTGGTAAATAATATCCTTCTTTTACAACTCCATATACAACCCAAGCCATTCCTAAAATTAAAACTAAAATTATTAATTTATGTCCTAACTTAAATTCTTTATTAGCTTGTTCTTCTGATTTAAAATTATCTCTAAAATATGCATCTGTCTTATATGCTATTGAAGATTCTGGATTTCTTTTTACTCTTCTTGCATAAAAAATTGTATATATAACTCCAAAAGCAGTGAAGAATATCCACATAAATATTCTAAAACCTGCTCCTGATAAAACAGGTATTCCTGAAACTCCTTGTGCTACTGCAACACTAAATGGATTCATCCATGAAGTTGCAAAACCTATTTGAGTTGAAATATATGTTATCAAAATTCCTGTTACTGAGTCATAGCCCATATCAATTACAATTGGAATAATAAGCATTGCAAAAGGTATTGCCTCTTCCCCCATTCCAAAGACTGCTCCTCCTAAGGAGAATAGTATAAATATAACAGGTATGAGAACAAGCTCTGAACCTTTACTCTTACTAATCATACTATATATTCCACTTTCAACAGCTCCTGTTTTTAAAATTATTCCAAAAGCTCCACCAACAACTAAAAGAAAGGCAACAATTCCAACTGCTGTTCCCCATTTATCTCCACTTGCTAGTCCTTCAAATATATAGTTTGTTACTCCAACTTCTCCACCAGGCTCAAATAATTTAATTCCTCTTTTTAATTCATTTCCTTGATCATCTAGTTCATAAGAGAAACTTCCTGGAACTGGAACACTTCTTGTTTTTTCTGCCCCTGTATTAGTGATATAAGTGACTTCTTGCATTTCAAATTTTCCAACTGGAACTATATAAGTTAAAAGAGATGCAAAAATAACCACGAAGAATATTATCACAAAAGTGTCTGGCATTTTAATTTTTTTCATATTTTCCCTCCATTTTTGTTATATTTTTGTATGAAATATTGTAACATTTATTCTAAATAGTTGCAAATAAAAAAGGATTTAAGACTTTATTTAAAGTCTAAACCCTTTTTAAATCTTATTTAATTTTTATTTTTTATTCCACATTAAATAGCTTCTTCTTGCTCATCTAATGAGAAGTATTTTTCTTTAACTATTCTTGTAATATCATTTCTTAATTCAGGACATATCGGGTGAACAATATCTTTAAATTCTTCGTTACGCATTTTTCTTGATGGCATTGCTACAAAAAAACCTTGCTCTCCTT from Fusobacterium hwasookii encodes the following:
- a CDS encoding toxin-antitoxin system YwqK family antitoxin, coding for MKKLLASLFLISSIVTFSNIQTIPYEKMVTRGDSNTVYAEGQQTPFTGVVEKKFPNGKIEATMNFKDGKLHGKTVTYHQNGNMKSDENFIDGIAQGVSKTFYENGQVEYETTYKNQKRDGIEKSYSPTGQLQTEMVYKEGKLEGLSKIYGKDGKLEGEAYFKDGQPEGITKEYYPNGILKSEGNYLLGAKHGASKIYYPSGKLQSVANFKHGVLDGLQKDYTEDGKLLRELPFKYNQVNGLAKFYNEQTGKLEYETVYVDNMREGLSKKYYPSGKLLSEVIFKKDKEEGILKAYYESGKPQGEIPYKNGLIHGTVKRYDETGKVVEQVTYKDGKEVK
- a CDS encoding toxin-antitoxin system YwqK family antitoxin; its protein translation is MKKLLIGLFLVSSVLAFSERVVKGDKAYADDKGIVYVEGEKTPYTGVIEGYNAQGKLEGKATYKDGKMDGSSKLYYPSGKLQSEAIFKDNVQNGVQKDYFEDGKVKLELPYKNGKPEGTAKEFYPNGKLFVEATYKNGIKDGYEKSYYETGALQSEKTIKNGKIDGSSKIYYPNGKLGSEATFKADVQVGVQKDYYESGKLKAEVPYKNGKADGVAKAYDETGKVIEQVTFKNGQQVK
- a CDS encoding toxin-antitoxin system YwqK family antitoxin encodes the protein MLAGLLLVSSALSFGAQRVPYEKLSFSSGYISYNDEKYTGEIERKNPRTGKVNMVASVKNGELHGMSYSYDENGKVIEEITYNKGLKEGPSKTYHKSGALSAELNYKNDKYEGVQKYYYENGKLQAEIPTRKGVIDGVSKMYDENGNLQEEVLFKNGKKVK
- the yfcC gene encoding putative basic amino acid antiporter YfcC gives rise to the protein MKKIKMPDTFVIIFFVVIFASLLTYIVPVGKFEMQEVTYITNTGAEKTRSVPVPGSFSYELDDQGNELKRGIKLFEPGGEVGVTNYIFEGLASGDKWGTAVGIVAFLLVVGGAFGIILKTGAVESGIYSMISKSKGSELVLIPVIFILFSLGGAVFGMGEEAIPFAMLIIPIVIDMGYDSVTGILITYISTQIGFATSWMNPFSVAVAQGVSGIPVLSGAGFRIFMWIFFTAFGVIYTIFYARRVKRNPESSIAYKTDAYFRDNFKSEEQANKEFKLGHKLIILVLILGMAWVVYGVVKEGYYLPEIATQFVIMGLIAGIIGVIFKLNNMSVNDIATSFRKGAEDMVGAALVIGMAKGIVLILGGTSADSPTILNTILNYVASALSNMSAAFCAWVMYIFQSVFNFFVVSGSGQAALTMPIMAPLSDLVGVTRQVAVLAFQLGDGFTNMIVPTSGILMAVLGIAKIEWGVWAKYQIKFQLILFALGSCFVFFAVFTNFS
- a CDS encoding toxin-antitoxin system YwqK family antitoxin codes for the protein MKKLLAGLLLVSSVLSFGAQRVPIEKLVGNGDGKLLYLEGEQKPYSGEVERKYPNGKLLGVATMKDGKLEGKAYEYFENGKVMREETYVNGAANGPAKSYYENGQVEYETNFKNSQREGIEKGYSKSGVLVSEVPFKNGNATGLVKLYNEQTGKLEYETNIVNGVRNGLSKKFYPNGKLLSEVVFKNDKEEGVMKAYYENGKLQGEAPYKNGQIDGVVKMYDENGKVIEQATFKNGQQVK
- a CDS encoding SpoVG family protein; this encodes MKVTNVKIKKVDGDKFDRLRAYVDVTLDDVLVIHGLKLMQGEQGFFVAMPSRKMRNEEFKDIVHPICPELRNDITRIVKEKYFSLDEQEEAI